A section of the Ovis canadensis isolate MfBH-ARS-UI-01 breed Bighorn chromosome 1, ARS-UI_OviCan_v2, whole genome shotgun sequence genome encodes:
- the LOC138434394 gene encoding ras-related protein R-Ras2 yields the protein MAAAGWRDGSGQEKYRLVVVGGGGVGKSALTIQFIQSYFVTDYDPTIEDSYTKQCVIDDRAARLDILDTAGQEEFGAMREQYMRTGEGFLLVFSVTDRGSFEEIYKFQRQILRVKDRDEFPMILIGNKADLDHQRQVTQEEGQQLARQLKVTYMEASAKIRMNVDQAFHELVRVIRKFQEQECPPSPEPTRKEKDKKGCHCVIF from the coding sequence ATGGCCGCGGCCGGCTGGCGGGACGGCTCCGGCCAGGAGAAGTACCGGCTAGTGGTGGTCGGCGGAGGCGGCGTGGGCAAATCGGCGCTCACCATCCAGTTCATCCAGTCTTATTTTGTAACGGATTATGATCCAACCATCGAGGATTCCTACACAAAGCAGTGCGTGATAGATGACCGGGCGGCCCGTCTAGACATTCTGGATACAGCGGGACAAGAGGAATTTGGAGCTATGAGAGAACAGTATATGAGAACTGGCGAGGGTTTCCTTTTGGTCTTTTCAGTCACAGATAGAGGCAGTTTTGAAGAAATCTATAAGTTTCAAAGACAGATTCTCAGAGTAAAGGATCGTGATGAGTTTCCAATGATTTTAATTGGTAATAAAGCAGATCTGGATCATCAGAGACAGGTAACACAGGAAGAAGGACAGCAGTTAGCACGGCAGCTTAAGGTAACATACATGGAGGCGTCAGCAAAGATTAGGATGAATGTAGATCAAGCTTTCCATGAACTTGTCCGGGTTATAAGGAAATTTCAAGAGCAGGAATGTCCTCCTTCACCAGAACCAACacggaaagaaaaagacaagaaaggcTGCCATTGTGTCATTTTCTAA